The genomic region gctatctatggcggACCGAAAGTCCACAAATTGgtgtgtctctgctatcggtgaaggagataccgagtattatggaagagttgaagcaatttatgaacttcaattctatggtgcaaacccaccaaacgttgtagtcttcaaatgttattggctCCAACctaaggagactagaaggactcatgaacatatagggctagtggaaatcaatcaaagcacccatttggatgttcctgatgtctatattatggctcaacaggcaacccaagttttctatctaccctaggcctgtcaaagtgatcctaatctcaaaggttgggatgtcgtttatgaagtgccgccatgtgttagaccacctccccccaatgaagatgaTTATGCACCTCACATTAACCcggacacatatgaaggagaattcttccaagaaacgcgtctttccaaaaaagtgtttcaagaactgctctacttcaccccagaacattgaagtagacagcgacagggAACCCGACTTCACGCctcagccggaacaagaagagcctgaactagaagaggttactgttgcggatgacctgtcaatgcttaacagattacgtagaggtggccttccacatgatgatgatgcatttattaatgatgatgatgatgagcacgtcattactggtagtgatgatgatgatgcatttattgatcccgaaGCATTTATTGAACCAGATTATGACTAGgcattcaattttttatgttgtacttgatttatatagttacttgtatgattgtatgatttatatagttacttgtatatttttcttactttgtatgattgtttcttatacatagtgccatggtcttgactTCCATCCctgtcggccctcgcccgctttatgattcagatgtggtaaattctctttcataactatttgttgcatttctcatttatgacaattatggccatcaagttgacagaGATATTTTAatataggaggtatgtgaaccggaatttgaaaccgaccctcttatcgagaagttaaatttagttgaaaaataaaatgagtatttgaaagaaaaaattagaagaattgaagaagagaagattacattggatttgtatgttgccgatgtcgtcgatgatcataagatgaagatgaatgcaatgcgcttgaagatggatgcaatgcgcctgaagcttaagaaaaTTAGAAAattgccattgataatgaggcttggtatcattctgtcgttggatcaatctttaccttagttgcaatcttcatcgcatttgttgtgatgagggtaagttttctctagtgtttttcttaacaaattcatacttagcttactttcctcctaaatggcataactacctaagttagacaaaaaatgagctatacttagctttctttcctcaaaaatgtcatgataatctttgttacctccaaaatgatatagacttaccttactttcctcgaaaatgacataataaccttagtaagctccaaaatgacctatttacctagcttagatCTAAAATgacctaccactagtagaaaaaggggcttcggttcggccagaaaagagcattagtaccggttgcattatgaaccaggactaatgtgaacattagtcccggttcgagcggctagggcattGTACAGCcattactcccggttcaaatgggacctttagtctcggttggtgccatgaaccgagactaaatggtgcgatgcccattagtactggttcgtggcacgaacctttagtaccggttcgtgccacgaaccggtactaatggggttgaggcattagtaccggttcgtggcaccaaccggtactaaaggtccacgaaccggtactaatggtgcaatttcCAAATCTTACCCCCCctgtatcgccttttcagttttgtaaaaagcaaaataaaatgataaaaacttcaaaagttaaaatccttcgagatgtagttatgttactacatctactagttaggaaaatttaaaaacttaaatttggacatgttttgcaaaaagtgtagggaaaatgtaaaacggctataacttttgcaaacaatgtcagaaaaaaacgtataatatatcaaaatgttcagtgCGGAAATCCGCATCCAGTTTTGACCGCCTACGAcctatttgcaaatttttagaatcctaaaattctaaaaggaaaaaaagttatgctcaaatttcagggtttttttgaattttcgttaaatctggtcaaactacttattcaagaagtattagtgttactaaataattatttcatttttttaattctggtcaaattgtggtcaaactactaattcaagaaatattagtgttactaaataattattgtttcttagaacaatagtttcaaactcaaacagtgaaatgtgtgacttcatgctcaagctaaactcctgagggttaataggattgacatcttactattgtcaggaaaacaacaagtgcagacttggaaacgagggaaaatagaacccggaagttaagcgtgctcaggctagggtagtgagaggatgggtgaccgttcggaaagttagatgatttagaatgatgaggggtgattagagattagaggttaaattgagcagtgatgagggctGATTAgatattagaggttaaaataattcaaaaaattgaaaattcggggaaaattttcaaaaacaaaatttcaaaaaaaatcaaaaaaaatcataaaatttcctttagtaccggttggtggcaccaactggggcTAAAGGTTGACCTCCATGCAAcgaccacgtggagggcctttagtcccggttcgtataagaaccgggactaggggggcctttagtaacgaccctttagtcccggttctagaaccaggactaaaggcccttatgaaccgggacaaatggccctttttctactagtgtacacaTAGCATTTTTACCTAacttagcaataaaatggcatttttacctaccttagttagaagaagaagataaaatagaggagaggagaaaaagaaagagaagaaaaaatcttcttcttcttcttccttttcttcctcttcttcttcttcttctttttctagatagtcttcttcttctaacttgcttctttcccaatttgcagatttgctttagatgaggaagcttgcaatCATGGAGTCTACTGTTCTCTTTTATGCTTCCTTATTGTTTTGATTTTCTACGATGAACAATgtcaaacttgctacctatatatgtatgtatggatggaaccattgtatgcttgttgttggatatgttggctatgtatatgtgttgggtgaaaccatttgctatgtatatgtgttggatgattaTATCCATATGGCGGGGATATGATTTGATATGcatatgtgttggtatgcttgtcaagagtattttcatatgtgtgtgtatatatatgtgtgtgtgtgtgtgtgaaattctgtcaaattgaatgatttcaagaaaaaacaggggctatatagaCTCTTTGTCGTctgttggcggacggcaaagagctttgccatcagctagcggacggcaaacatgccacgtgtcagctacctgtgcaacctggggcagTAGGCTGCCTATTTTGttgctttgtcgtccgccagcagactgCAAAGAACGTTTaatatttgccatcagccagctgacggcaaagctacCAAATAGGCCAGACCCCTAGGTGCTGCCACGTGGCACGCTTGACCGTCCGCTGGCCGACGGCAATGATTCAATGCTATTTGCCAtccgttggctgacggcaaagatacaaaggtctttgccatccgctggctgacagcaaagatacaaaggtctttgccgtccgacAACCGACGGCAATGCACGTCATTAACCCATTAACGGGACCTAAGCTGACACATGTGCCGTccaagctctttgccgtcagctggcggatgacaaagacctttgtatctttgccgtccgccagcaaacggcaaagaagcctttgccGTAGCCTGTTTAGCCGAACGTGTTGCTGTCAGCTGGCTGactgcaaaggtctttgccgtccggcatgtgtgtctttgccgtccgccatggctgacggcaaagttcctgattcctgtagtggatgGTGAAGACTAGCCGGGACAATGTGCTTTCATGTGTCAGAGAAGGATGTAGCAAGTATCAGCAGCATTAAACCATCAATACATGGCATCAGATCTTCAAGAAAAATCAGCGGCTCTCCTATGCACGGTACCTCCCGTGCATGAGAGAATTGCTTTTCTTGTTGTAGAGGGTTCCCACGCCAAAGCGTAAGTTTCTATCCGTAAGGACCCAGACCTAGGTCTAGCGTCCAAGATATAGCTGGGTTCCTCCGTGTTACAGGCAAATCCTTTAGGACTGTGGTTTAACGAATGACTTGACATGAATTGATTGAGAAGCACCAGGCCCCACACCTGAAATCAAGGAGCAACGGTAGAGTTACAATCATTTTTTACGTGATACATCATACGGGCTGATGTGGAGCAAATCAGTTGGTTCAGGATCGACAGTGAGCTGATGTTGAGCAAATCGATCAGTTGATTTATGATTAGCGGGTCTCACCCCAATGAAATTTggagaaggggaggggagggggttaaAACTTACATAGGTTAATCGTACATTTAAGCCTCATTTGGTTTGTAGGAACTCTATAGaataggatttgcaaaggaaataTTCCTTTGAATCTCTTTGGTTTATAGGAAGGGAAAGTAGTGGCTGAACCCTCTCTCGGTGCATCCACACGGTGCACCCATGCAAAAAAACATgtcaaaacattttgaaaaaatctAAAACTTTGTAGAAACGATCATAAACAAACGTTAGAGAGGCTTGCGAAGTTTGGTCATCAAACGACATTCGAGGAAAATACAAAAAAACAAATTTACAAATTTTGATCAAAGAGCGCATGTACATTTTGAGAAATTTTCAGTAattttgtctttttttttgtatAGAGCTCTTCGGATGTCATTTGACCATAAAAATTGGCAAGTCTCTCtaacatttgttgatgatcattCTCACAAAGTTTTAGATTTTTTCGAGATGTGTTGGTATGCCCACGCAAGAAAACATACCAAAGAGAAATGCCTAACAGCTCCCGGGTGCCCATACACcctcatgaacagtaaattcataTAAAATTGGAAAAAATCAAAAAGAATCTGAAACTTTCAGGGATCAAAGATTATCAAAGGTTTGATGTTCCTGCAAAGTTTCAGCAACAAATAACCTTCGTGGAGCCCtcaccaaaaaaacaaaatcacTGCTCAAAAATGTACATAAATTTTGAAcaatgattttgtttttttatttgagtgctcctcgaatgttatttttagctaaaactttgcaagatcatcaaaaGTTTCATGATGTTCGATGTCCCAAAGTTTtagatttttcttattttttttaatttgttttgaatttactgttcatagagggtgtaggggcacccggGTGCTGAAAGTTCTATCTCAACATTTCGAAAAAATCCGAAACTTTGTAAAAACGATCATAAACAAACATTGGAGTGCACCAAGGGTGGGTATAGAAAAACCACTCTCTTATAGGAATGAATCCCTATTcttatgtaggataggaatcaatatTTCATATTTTGAAGTAAAAAAAATGTTAGCCTAGATTTAATGAAAAAATTCATATTCTATGCACCAAATGACATCTTTTTctttataggaattgagatgcatatCATCTCACTTCGTATAATTTTTTTATTCCTATAAAATTTCTATCCTATGGATCAAAGGAGGCCTTAGGATTATTGAAATGGGAGAGGGGTAGATTAGAGGATGCACACATACCTGCGCAAGGTGCAGCCTGGACAGGTGCTGCATCTAAGTTTACTATTTCCGATACTATAAAGGCGTGCAGACGCGCAACTCATGCATCGTTCACAAACAATAAATCTCCAATACACAAGAAGGTTTCTCAGTCAGCTAGAGAAATGGCTTTCGCGCTCAATGCGTCTTGCTACCCTTCGTCTTTCCAGTCGTCGCTGCTCCCGAGGCGGATGGCAGCAGCGGTGATGATACCGAGGCGGAGGAATGTTCTGCCTGTCATTAGGGCGGTTGCCGTGGCTCCGCCCGCCCCGGCGCCGGCGAAGCCAGCAGCCGTGAGGAGCCGGCCCGTGTCGGTCACCATGGCCAAGCTCATGGCTAAGGGCAAGGTGCGTGCTTATGTGCGTACATGTGTTGTACATTGCATGTAACGGACGTGTGGACTCTGACCGGATATTGGGGTCGATGTCCCCTGAGTAGACAGCGCTCATCCCGTATATCACCGCCGGTGATCCTGACCTGGCCACAACGGCAGAGGCGCTGCATCTCCTGGATGCCTGTGGCGCCGACGTCATTGAGCTCGGCGTGCCGTGCTCCGACCCCTACGTGGACGGTCCGATCATCCAGGCTTCGAGTGCGAGGGCTCTCGCTGGCGGTGCCACAATGGACGGCGTGCTGGCGATGCTCAAGGAGGTGACGCCGGAGCTGTCGTGCCCTGTGGTGCTCTTCTCGTACTACAGGCCTATCTTATGTCGAGGGTTGGCCGAAATCAAAGAAGCCGGTGTACACGGTAGGTAACCTTTTCTCTTCATTTGATGATTATATTCACAATTTGGCATGCAGGTACAGGAGCTACTACTGATCCAGTTTCTCTTGATCTTATGTACATCTCCTTCCCAGGTCTTATAGTGCCTGATCTCCCTTATGTAGCCGCGCATGCATTATGGAGTGAAGCCAAGAAGAAC from Triticum aestivum cultivar Chinese Spring chromosome 4A, IWGSC CS RefSeq v2.1, whole genome shotgun sequence harbors:
- the LOC543409 gene encoding indole-3-glycerol phosphate lyase, chloroplastic, whose translation is MAFALNASCYPSSFQSSLLPRRMAAAVMIPRRRNVLPVIRAVAVAPPAPAPAKPAAVRSRPVSVTMAKLMAKGKTALIPYITAGDPDLATTAEALHLLDACGADVIELGVPCSDPYVDGPIIQASSARALAGGATMDGVLAMLKEVTPELSCPVVLFSYYRPILCRGLAEIKEAGVHGLIVPDLPYVAAHALWSEAKKNNLELVLLTTPAIPEERMKGITKASEGFIYLVSVNGVTGPRENVNLRVESLIQEIKKVTDKPVAVGFGISKPEHVKQIAGWGADGVIIGSAMVRQLGEAASPREGLKRLEAYARSMKNALP